Proteins encoded together in one Chelonoidis abingdonii isolate Lonesome George chromosome 1, CheloAbing_2.0, whole genome shotgun sequence window:
- the TPT1 gene encoding translationally-controlled tumor protein — translation MIIYRDCISQDEMFSDIYSIREVADGLCLEVEGKMVTRTEGQIADALIGGNASSEAVEEGTDPTVITGVDIVMNHHLQETSFTKESYKKYIKDYMKAIKARLEEHKPDRVKPFMTGAAEQVKHILANFKNYQFFVGENMNPDGMVALLDFREDGVTPYMIFFKDGLETEKC, via the exons ATGATCATCTACCGGGACTGCATCAGCC AGGATGAGATGTTCTCCGATATCTACAGCATCCGGGAGGTCGCCGACGGGCTCTGCTTGGAAGTGGAGGGGAAG ATGGTTACCAGGACAGAGGGTCAGATTGCTGATGCTTTAATTGGTGGCAATGCCTCCTCGGAAGCTGTTGAAGAAGGAACAGATCCCACAGTTATCACTGGTGTTGATATAGTAATGAATCACCATCTTCAGGAAACTAGCTTTACAAAAGAGTCCTACAAGAAGTATATCAAGGACTACATGAAAGC aatCAAAGCCAGACTTGAGGAGCACAAGCCAGACAGAGTAAAGCCTTTCATGACAGGGGCTGCAGAACAAGTCAAACACATTCTTGCGAACTTCAAAAATTACCAG TTCTTTGTAGGTGAGAACATGAATCCAGATGGCATGGTGGCTCTCCTGGACTTCCGTGAGGATGGAGTAACTCCATATATGATTTTCTTTAAGGATGGTTTAGAAACTGAGAAGTGT TAA